A single bacterium DNA region contains:
- the spoVG gene encoding septation regulator SpoVG: MEITEIRITLRDDDKLRGFASVTLDNCFVVRGLKIIEGANGMFVAMPNRRRKDGTFQDIAHPINMKTREWMENQIITAYKQELQRAERGEVSVLSSDRDDDSALEERF, from the coding sequence TTGGAAATCACTGAGATCCGGATCACCTTGAGGGACGACGACAAGCTGCGCGGGTTCGCCAGTGTCACCCTTGACAATTGTTTCGTCGTTCGCGGGCTGAAGATCATCGAAGGCGCCAACGGGATGTTCGTGGCGATGCCCAATCGCCGTCGCAAGGACGGCACGTTCCAGGATATCGCTCATCCCATCAACATGAAGACCCGCGAATGGATGGAAAACCAGATTATCACTGCCTACAAGCAGGAACTCCAGCGCGCCGAGCGGGGAGAAGTATCGGTTCTGTCCAGCGATAGGGACGATGACTCGGCCCTTGAAGAGAGATTCTAG
- a CDS encoding ribose-phosphate pyrophosphokinase, protein MSMNKLALITGNAHKVMGEKIAEHLDQPLLDVEVSRFSDGEINIKILENIRGTDVFVIQPTFPPAENIIELLLILDAVRRASCRRVTAVIPYFGYARQDRKDQPRVPIGARLMANLITQAGANRVLTIDLHAPQIQGFFDIPLDHLYSAPVLLKHFADSPRENMAVVAPDVGSIKMVRAFAKRLGAPLAIVDKRRPRENEAEVMNFIGDVAGKEVVIFDDMIDTAGTITQAGQACFDAGAVSVTVCCTHPLFSGQALARLDSSPINEVVVSNTIPFNRFEECPKVKVMDMSGLLADAIGRIHREETVSKLFLPSRAEKGAS, encoded by the coding sequence ATCTCGATGAACAAACTCGCGCTGATCACCGGCAACGCCCACAAGGTCATGGGCGAGAAGATCGCGGAACACCTCGATCAGCCCCTGCTGGACGTCGAGGTGAGTCGCTTCTCCGACGGCGAGATCAACATCAAGATCCTCGAGAACATACGCGGCACAGACGTTTTCGTGATCCAGCCCACGTTCCCGCCCGCCGAGAACATCATAGAATTGCTGTTGATCCTGGACGCCGTGCGGCGCGCCTCGTGCCGACGGGTGACGGCGGTGATACCCTACTTCGGTTATGCCCGGCAGGACCGCAAGGACCAGCCGCGCGTCCCCATCGGCGCGCGTTTGATGGCCAACCTCATCACGCAGGCCGGCGCCAACCGCGTGTTGACCATCGACCTGCATGCCCCGCAGATCCAGGGCTTCTTCGACATACCGCTCGATCACCTCTACTCGGCGCCGGTGCTGCTGAAGCATTTCGCGGATTCGCCCAGGGAAAACATGGCCGTCGTGGCACCGGACGTGGGCAGCATCAAGATGGTTCGCGCCTTCGCCAAGCGTCTCGGAGCGCCTCTGGCCATCGTCGACAAGCGCCGGCCACGCGAGAACGAGGCCGAGGTCATGAACTTCATCGGTGATGTCGCGGGCAAGGAAGTCGTGATCTTCGACGACATGATCGATACCGCGGGCACGATCACCCAGGCCGGTCAGGCCTGCTTCGACGCGGGGGCCGTGTCCGTGACCGTCTGCTGCACGCATCCCCTCTTCTCCGGACAGGCCCTGGCGCGTCTCGACTCGTCGCCCATCAACGAGGTCGTCGTCAGCAACACCATACCGTTCAACCGCTTCGAGGAATGCCCCAAGGTCAAGGTCATGGACATGTCCGGTCTGCTGGCGGATGCCATCGGCCGCATCCATCGCGAGGAGACCGTCAGCAAGCTGTTCCTGCCTAGCCGGGCCGAAAAGGGTGCTTCTTGA
- a CDS encoding 50S ribosomal protein L25 yields MGLIKMTVYPRSTSGKNANRRTRISGRTPAVVYGDKREHSSNVELDTVELRRAMAAFSGSNPLFSLSLDGKGEPFVAVMREMQTHPVSEEIYHCDLFAIPLGKPLKMEVALDIHGENRHIRSGDAVLDVVRRSIEIECLPRDVPDTIDVDFSELAVGDKINVADLSLESGTILTDDDEVVLKLNLNTFEEEATAAADAGDAEADAEGEEGDASGEAHAAGDAPKAE; encoded by the coding sequence ATGGGCCTGATCAAGATGACCGTCTATCCGCGGTCCACCTCGGGTAAGAACGCGAACCGCAGGACGCGCATTAGCGGCAGGACGCCTGCCGTGGTGTACGGCGACAAGCGCGAGCACAGCTCCAACGTGGAGCTAGACACCGTCGAGTTGCGTCGCGCCATGGCGGCTTTCAGCGGCTCGAACCCTCTGTTCTCGCTGTCCCTGGACGGGAAGGGTGAACCATTCGTCGCCGTGATGCGTGAGATGCAGACCCACCCGGTCAGCGAGGAGATCTATCACTGCGACCTCTTCGCGATCCCCCTGGGCAAGCCCCTGAAGATGGAAGTCGCCCTGGATATCCACGGGGAGAACCGCCATATCCGCAGCGGTGACGCCGTGCTTGACGTCGTGCGCCGCTCCATCGAGATCGAATGCCTGCCGCGCGATGTGCCCGACACCATCGACGTCGATTTCAGTGAACTCGCGGTGGGGGACAAGATCAACGTCGCCGACCTGAGCCTCGAGAGCGGCACCATCCTCACCGACGATGACGAGGTCGTGCTCAAGCTGAACCTGAACACCTTCGAAGAGGAAGCGACGGCCGCGGCGGACGCAGGGGACGCCGAGGCAGACGCCGAAGGCGAGGAGGGCGACGCGTCGGGAGAGGCTCACGCTGCAGGTGACGCCCCCAAGGCGGAATGA
- the pth gene encoding aminoacyl-tRNA hydrolase — protein sequence MWILVGLGNPGPQYERTRHNLGFRTLDTLAARHGLAFGRLADACIAATGRIAGAEVTLLKPMLYMNRCGEAWARWTGSREIDPAQGESEGGGKPLVVCDDIALPLGTSRLRSRGGAGGHRGLESMLMVLGDGAFPRLRLGVAGGEGSIPPESWPDYVLSEFSTSEWPLTEDLIDHACATLECVLLHGVEAAASRYNSKPPAL from the coding sequence GTGTGGATCCTGGTCGGACTAGGCAATCCCGGACCGCAGTACGAGCGGACGCGCCATAACCTGGGCTTCCGGACGCTCGACACCCTCGCCGCGCGCCACGGGCTGGCCTTTGGACGCCTGGCCGATGCCTGCATCGCGGCGACGGGCCGGATCGCCGGCGCCGAGGTGACACTGCTCAAGCCGATGCTGTACATGAACCGCTGCGGCGAGGCGTGGGCGCGCTGGACCGGGAGCCGGGAGATCGATCCCGCGCAGGGCGAATCCGAAGGCGGCGGAAAGCCCCTGGTCGTCTGTGACGACATCGCCCTGCCACTCGGCACCTCGAGATTGCGCAGCCGCGGCGGGGCCGGAGGGCATCGCGGGCTGGAATCCATGCTCATGGTACTGGGAGACGGGGCGTTCCCGCGCCTGCGCCTGGGGGTGGCCGGCGGCGAAGGGTCGATCCCGCCCGAGTCGTGGCCGGATTACGTCCTGTCGGAATTCTCGACGTCCGAATGGCCGCTCACCGAGGACCTGATCGACCACGCCTGCGCGACCCTGGAGTGCGTGCTGCTCCACGGGGTCGAGGCGGCGGCGAGCCGTTACAACAGCAAACCGCCGGCGCTTTAG
- the rpsF gene encoding 30S ribosomal protein S6, whose product MKKYEIVFVLQADEPESEMEERVKKVASLVNAHGGEITERNHWGVRKLAYEIQHETRGNYMHLRFRCDGTVVDKMDNEFRLDHKVLRHLVVVDEEWKERNEANRSKRRSNVPVGAPAAPGTTAAHTGDE is encoded by the coding sequence TTGAAGAAGTACGAAATCGTCTTTGTGCTGCAAGCCGACGAACCCGAATCCGAGATGGAGGAGCGGGTCAAGAAGGTCGCGTCCCTGGTGAACGCCCATGGCGGCGAGATCACCGAGCGCAACCACTGGGGCGTGCGCAAGCTGGCCTACGAGATCCAGCACGAGACGCGCGGCAATTACATGCACCTTCGCTTTCGGTGCGACGGGACTGTCGTCGACAAGATGGACAACGAGTTCCGTCTGGATCACAAGGTGCTGAGGCATCTCGTGGTCGTGGACGAGGAGTGGAAGGAGCGCAACGAGGCCAATCGGTCCAAGCGCCGCTCCAACGTGCCCGTCGGGGCACCCGCAGCCCCCGGAACCACCGCGGCTCACACCGGCGACGAGTGA
- the rpsR gene encoding 30S ribosomal protein S18, which produces MGKKTPRESKKKRRPAKKKKCFFCTEGLVAADYKDVDLMRKMTTERGKIAPRRNTGTCPKHQRMLATAVKRSRHLALVPFVKEYFR; this is translated from the coding sequence ATGGGAAAGAAGACTCCCAGGGAAAGCAAGAAGAAGAGGCGCCCGGCAAAGAAGAAGAAGTGCTTTTTCTGCACCGAGGGCCTGGTCGCCGCCGATTACAAGGACGTCGACCTGATGCGCAAGATGACCACCGAGCGCGGCAAGATAGCCCCCCGGCGCAACACGGGGACCTGCCCGAAGCACCAGCGCATGCTGGCCACAGCGGTCAAGCGATCACGTCATCTGGCGTTGGTCCCGTTCGTCAAGGAATACTTCCGCTAG
- the rplI gene encoding 50S ribosomal protein L9, which yields MDVILTKKVDQLGEAGETVSVTRGYARNFLIPKGLAVIADSSHRRMLVEEARLEGLRSAKLKRAAEELATGFKDVSCTISVQASDDEKLYGSVAEREIAQSLADLGHRVDHKQIVLAEPIKQCGIYTVPVRLHEEVEVPIKVWVVKAES from the coding sequence ATGGATGTGATCCTTACGAAAAAGGTGGATCAACTGGGAGAAGCCGGGGAGACGGTGAGCGTGACCCGCGGCTACGCCCGGAATTTTCTGATCCCCAAGGGTCTGGCCGTGATCGCCGACTCGAGCCATCGGCGCATGCTCGTCGAGGAGGCTCGCCTGGAGGGTCTGCGCAGCGCCAAGCTCAAGCGCGCCGCCGAAGAACTGGCCACGGGTTTCAAGGACGTGTCCTGCACCATCTCCGTACAGGCCTCCGATGACGAGAAGCTCTACGGCTCGGTGGCCGAACGGGAGATCGCCCAGTCGCTGGCCGATCTAGGCCATCGCGTCGACCACAAGCAGATCGTCCTGGCGGAACCTATCAAGCAGTGCGGGATTTACACGGTTCCCGTACGGCTGCACGAAGAGGTCGAGGTTCCGATCAAGGTCTGGGTGGTCAAGGCGGAATCCTGA
- a CDS encoding NTP transferase domain-containing protein → MSDRNAETDTGGFCIIMAGGRGTRFWPLSRIRRPKQLLPLGRGSSLLRETFERVRPLVGDDRMLVVTNEAQAEATAAALPELPRDRIVAEPVGRNTAPCAALGVGLAAGLVGEGPVALLPADHLIPDPEVFRAQLAEAFRLAGTDGGVVTFGIPPRQPATGFGYIEVARTPAGDEAVDGLRFVEKPDAATARAYVASGRFLWNSGIFVWHSGDLAREMAEHAPEISRLLAAPLRAYGTDGFAAALAMAYQECPAVSIDVAVMEKLSGFKVMAARYAWSDLGSWDAWREFAPRLEHGNSGHVRLLAGDGRGNTVFAPDKAVALLGVEDLIVVDTEDALLICKTEAAQRIKEITDRLEEENARDLL, encoded by the coding sequence ATGTCTGACAGGAACGCCGAAACGGACACCGGAGGATTCTGCATCATCATGGCGGGGGGCCGGGGCACGCGCTTCTGGCCCCTCAGTCGTATACGGCGACCCAAGCAACTCCTGCCCCTCGGCCGGGGCAGCTCCCTCTTGCGCGAGACCTTCGAACGCGTGCGTCCCCTGGTCGGGGACGACCGCATGCTCGTCGTGACCAACGAGGCCCAGGCGGAAGCCACGGCCGCGGCACTGCCGGAACTGCCCCGCGATCGGATCGTGGCCGAACCGGTGGGCCGAAACACCGCCCCCTGCGCCGCCCTGGGCGTGGGACTGGCTGCAGGCCTGGTCGGGGAAGGGCCCGTGGCCCTGTTGCCCGCCGATCATCTGATCCCCGACCCGGAGGTTTTCCGCGCGCAGCTGGCCGAGGCCTTCCGGCTCGCCGGGACCGACGGCGGCGTGGTCACCTTCGGCATCCCACCGCGCCAGCCCGCCACGGGTTTCGGCTACATCGAAGTCGCCCGGACTCCCGCCGGGGACGAGGCCGTCGACGGCCTGCGCTTCGTGGAGAAACCCGACGCCGCCACCGCGCGCGCGTACGTCGCCTCCGGGCGGTTTCTCTGGAACAGCGGTATTTTCGTCTGGCACAGCGGCGATCTGGCCAGGGAGATGGCCGAGCACGCGCCGGAGATCTCGCGCCTGCTGGCCGCCCCCTTGCGCGCCTACGGCACGGACGGGTTCGCCGCCGCGCTGGCGATGGCCTACCAGGAATGTCCTGCGGTCTCGATCGATGTCGCCGTGATGGAGAAGCTGTCCGGCTTCAAGGTCATGGCGGCTCGCTACGCCTGGTCTGACCTGGGCAGTTGGGACGCCTGGCGCGAATTCGCGCCGCGGCTGGAGCACGGGAACAGCGGACACGTGCGGCTGCTCGCGGGCGACGGCCGCGGCAACACGGTCTTCGCGCCGGACAAGGCCGTGGCCCTGCTGGGCGTCGAGGACCTGATCGTGGTGGACACCGAGGACGCCCTGCTGATCTGCAAGACGGAAGCGGCACAGAGAATCAAGGAAATCACCGATCGTCTGGAAGAGGAAAACGCACGAGATCTTCTCTAG